One segment of Neobacillus endophyticus DNA contains the following:
- a CDS encoding MFS transporter: MSSTSQSAVGSSTDSAAAQHEKPSLLKQSKAVWAVFFASIIAFMGLGLVDPILPAIAKNLEATPSQVTLLFTSYNAVMALAMLITGAISSRIGIKWTLLTGIVIIAVFSCLGGLSNGIWALVGLRGGWGLGNALFVATALAAIVSLSKSGTAKAIVLYEAAVGLGISVGPLLGGQLGSISWRGPFLGVATLMVIAFIGLILLMPNQKSQGISQSKTSLLDPFRALKHRSLLTFGISAALYNFGFFTLLAYAPFVLGLDELGLGYVFLGWGILLAITSVFMAPKLQQWFGTIKSMCAMLTLFALILLSMGIWTNTQWVIIVAIILAGAVLGNNNTLITTAVMNSAPIARSTASAAYSFLRFIGGAIAPYLAGKLAEWFNPHVPFIVGAAFVLLSVGFILMNSHHVSHVDQVEAGH; this comes from the coding sequence ATGTCATCAACTTCGCAATCTGCTGTAGGTTCATCCACTGATTCAGCAGCAGCACAACATGAGAAACCAAGTTTATTAAAACAATCAAAGGCAGTATGGGCTGTATTCTTTGCAAGTATTATTGCATTTATGGGTCTTGGACTAGTTGACCCCATTTTACCGGCGATTGCCAAAAACTTAGAGGCAACACCTAGTCAGGTAACATTATTATTCACCAGTTATAATGCTGTCATGGCACTAGCCATGCTCATTACAGGTGCAATTTCATCAAGGATTGGCATTAAATGGACATTGCTAACCGGCATTGTCATTATTGCTGTTTTTTCTTGTCTTGGCGGCTTATCCAACGGAATCTGGGCGCTTGTAGGTTTGCGCGGAGGCTGGGGCTTAGGAAATGCTCTATTTGTAGCCACAGCCTTGGCAGCGATTGTTTCTTTATCAAAAAGCGGGACAGCAAAAGCTATCGTATTATATGAGGCAGCGGTTGGACTCGGCATTTCAGTCGGTCCCTTGCTTGGCGGTCAGTTAGGCAGTATTTCCTGGAGAGGCCCATTTCTTGGTGTTGCTACTTTAATGGTGATCGCATTTATTGGACTTATTTTATTAATGCCAAACCAAAAGTCTCAGGGTATATCACAATCAAAAACTTCTTTACTCGACCCTTTCCGTGCTTTAAAACATCGTTCATTATTAACTTTTGGTATTTCAGCTGCATTATATAACTTTGGATTCTTTACATTACTTGCCTATGCTCCGTTTGTTTTAGGTTTAGATGAACTCGGGCTTGGCTATGTTTTTCTAGGCTGGGGTATCCTTCTGGCCATAACATCCGTGTTCATGGCACCCAAATTGCAACAATGGTTTGGTACCATTAAATCAATGTGTGCAATGTTAACGTTATTTGCTCTCATATTACTGTCCATGGGCATATGGACGAATACACAATGGGTTATTATTGTAGCGATTATATTAGCAGGTGCCGTGTTAGGTAATAATAATACATTGATTACGACGGCTGTAATGAATTCGGCTCCGATTGCACGTTCTACTGCATCCGCCGCCTATAGTTTTCTACGTTTCATTGGCGGAGCCATTGCCCCTTATTTGGCAGGTAAATTAGCGGAATGGTTTAACCCACATGTCCCGTTTATCGTTGGAGCGGCATTTGTGCTTCTTTCTGTCGGATTTATATTAATGAACTCCCATCATGTTAGCCATGTTGATCAGGTAGAAGCCGGGCATTAA
- a CDS encoding CBS domain-containing protein, protein MQAHEIMIKQVHKVKENDTVRSVIEKFIEYNISGLPVVNDRNEITGFISDGDILRYIGKHEDRIIDNFYYTFVIKGDEEGFEDREQRLLALNVLDIAKKKVFKVSWDESIENIAAILGKRQIKKVPVERNSVLVGIISRGDVIRNSFKALL, encoded by the coding sequence ATGCAAGCACATGAAATTATGATCAAACAAGTTCACAAAGTAAAAGAGAATGACACGGTCCGTTCGGTGATTGAAAAATTTATTGAGTACAACATAAGCGGGCTCCCTGTTGTCAACGATCGCAACGAAATTACGGGATTTATTAGTGACGGAGATATCCTGAGATATATCGGCAAGCATGAAGATCGAATTATCGACAACTTTTACTATACTTTTGTCATTAAAGGAGATGAGGAGGGCTTTGAAGACCGTGAACAGCGGTTGTTAGCTTTAAACGTTTTAGATATTGCCAAGAAAAAGGTATTTAAAGTATCTTGGGATGAATCCATTGAAAATATTGCAGCCATTTTAGGAAAAAGACAAATCAAGAAAGTTCCTGTCGAGCGGAATAGCGTATTGGTTGGAATCATCAGCCGTGGAGATGTCATTAGAAATTCCTTTAAAGCTTTACTTTAA
- a CDS encoding MarR family winged helix-turn-helix transcriptional regulator — MCEKSIEMIELELAILIRRITHASNKKMNGHLDRSAYLLLHQIATFGAAGVKALSAQFQLDISTVSRQAAVLEQKGYLYKIPDPTDRRAYTFQITELGLKELNETKRLRMNLVGEITSNWSDEEREMLGRLLKKYNQSAING; from the coding sequence ATGTGTGAGAAATCAATAGAAATGATTGAACTTGAATTGGCAATCCTTATTCGCCGTATTACTCATGCTTCAAACAAAAAAATGAATGGACATCTTGACCGTTCGGCATATCTTTTACTTCATCAAATTGCCACTTTTGGTGCAGCAGGAGTAAAGGCTTTATCAGCCCAGTTTCAATTGGATATATCAACGGTAAGCAGACAAGCTGCAGTACTTGAGCAAAAGGGATATTTGTATAAAATTCCTGATCCAACTGACAGAAGGGCTTATACATTTCAAATAACAGAGCTTGGTTTAAAAGAACTTAATGAAACCAAACGGTTAAGAATGAACCTTGTAGGTGAAATAACATCAAACTGGTCTGATGAAGAACGTGAAATGCTAGGAAGGCTTTTAAAAAAATATAATCAATCGGCCATTAATGGTTAA
- a CDS encoding APC family permease has translation MGESQETFKRSLGVASVIFLGLAYMSPFAVFDTFGVVSALTNGHVPASYVFITLAILFTALSYGKMAQKFPDAGSAYTYTKKTISPQLGFLVGWSALLDYLFLPMINAVLARIYLSALFPAIPSWIWVIGLILIITVMNIAGIKFAVTANMLFVLFQLLIAIVFVFLIIRAILHGGSTTFTINPFFSQNMKISSLLSGASILALSFLGFDAVTTLAEETIHPEKNIPKAIFSIALIGGLFFVIVTYFMQCLYPNVSVLKNINGASPEIARQIGGLLFQSIFTSGALISVLASGLAAQTSASRLLYAMGRDGVLPKKSFGSIHKTLKTPVFNILFIGILALTALFLDLVTATSLVNFGAFTAFSFVNLSVIIYYWKNKREMKANSLFGYVLFPFVGLIFSIYLWFNLDKLAVIFGLSWFLIGMIYLLWVTKGFRSAPPDYEFVEN, from the coding sequence GTGGGGGAATCGCAAGAAACATTTAAACGATCATTGGGGGTTGCATCAGTCATATTTCTAGGACTTGCCTATATGTCACCCTTTGCGGTATTTGATACATTCGGTGTGGTTTCAGCATTAACAAATGGCCATGTTCCGGCTTCATATGTATTTATAACGCTTGCTATATTATTTACAGCCTTGAGTTATGGGAAAATGGCGCAAAAGTTTCCTGATGCTGGCTCTGCATACACTTATACAAAGAAAACAATCAGCCCACAACTAGGATTTCTCGTTGGCTGGTCGGCCTTATTAGATTATTTATTTTTACCGATGATCAATGCTGTTCTCGCGAGAATTTATTTGTCGGCGCTTTTTCCTGCTATTCCATCATGGATTTGGGTTATTGGTTTAATTTTGATTATAACCGTTATGAATATAGCTGGGATTAAATTTGCAGTAACGGCGAATATGCTTTTTGTTCTATTCCAGTTACTCATAGCTATTGTATTTGTCTTCTTAATTATTCGTGCTATTTTACACGGAGGCAGTACTACTTTTACGATAAACCCATTTTTTTCTCAGAATATGAAAATAAGCTCTTTATTATCAGGTGCTTCGATTCTTGCACTATCCTTTTTAGGATTTGATGCTGTCACAACACTTGCTGAGGAAACGATTCATCCTGAAAAAAATATTCCGAAAGCTATTTTTTCCATTGCCTTAATAGGTGGATTATTTTTCGTCATTGTCACCTACTTCATGCAATGTCTTTATCCTAATGTATCAGTTTTAAAAAATATCAATGGTGCTTCACCTGAGATTGCCAGGCAAATTGGCGGGCTGCTTTTCCAATCTATCTTTACAAGTGGAGCGCTGATCTCTGTGTTAGCTTCAGGACTTGCTGCACAAACTAGCGCATCAAGGCTGCTGTATGCCATGGGAAGAGATGGTGTGCTGCCTAAGAAGTCGTTTGGTTCCATACATAAAACACTAAAAACGCCTGTTTTTAATATCCTATTCATCGGAATATTAGCGCTTACCGCTTTATTCCTTGATCTGGTTACAGCCACGTCTCTGGTTAATTTTGGAGCATTTACTGCTTTTTCATTTGTTAATTTATCTGTAATCATCTATTATTGGAAGAATAAGCGGGAAATGAAAGCAAATAGCTTGTTCGGATATGTGCTATTTCCATTTGTGGGACTTATTTTTTCAATCTATCTCTGGTTTAACCTTGATAAATTAGCTGTTATATTCGGCCTTTCGTGGTTTTTGATCGGGATGATTTACCTTTTATGGGTTACGAAAGGTTTCAGAAGCGCACCACCTGATTATGAATTCGTAGAGAATTAA
- a CDS encoding polysaccharide deacetylase family protein translates to MTKLINYAMISFLFFSFSSFKTERAQKQSHPLSVEAIRQMIVSDSSLDFQPKATIITGPIRLNSTAAYIRTIDRKIDVSGIEYHLWRTADGQEGKQTFLAGNKEMNFPHLFNIKDFSGKRGEYQIEAYGLFADGRKKLLAKSTLVFQQKVPILMYHSISFYRGKGIRELFVSPVNFERQMLYLKNNGYTLLTFERWDDINKVNKPIFVTFDDGIKDNLNALYILEKLKDGNFKPTATEFAIAGFIDSDSYRLTTADLKEMVNSGIFSIQSHTMTHADLPNITNYDRELRAAKQKIEQITGEPVIAISYPYGGVNNKVVEETRKQYKFAATTKPGKYIQRGLPDELFLIRRVRINYTTNINHFAELVACE, encoded by the coding sequence ATGACAAAACTGATCAACTACGCGATGATTTCTTTTTTATTTTTCTCATTCAGCAGTTTTAAAACCGAAAGAGCCCAGAAACAATCACATCCACTATCCGTTGAAGCCATACGTCAAATGATCGTTTCTGATAGCTCCCTTGATTTTCAGCCCAAAGCCACGATTATTACCGGCCCAATCAGATTAAATTCAACAGCTGCCTATATTAGGACTATAGACCGGAAAATAGATGTTTCGGGAATTGAATACCATTTGTGGCGGACTGCGGATGGCCAGGAAGGTAAGCAGACATTCTTGGCTGGCAACAAAGAAATGAATTTCCCCCACTTATTTAATATTAAGGATTTTTCTGGTAAACGAGGCGAGTATCAAATTGAAGCCTATGGACTCTTTGCCGACGGGAGGAAAAAACTTCTTGCGAAATCAACACTCGTTTTTCAACAAAAAGTTCCTATTCTTATGTATCACTCAATTAGTTTCTACCGTGGAAAAGGAATTAGAGAATTATTTGTATCACCTGTGAATTTTGAAAGACAGATGCTGTATTTAAAAAACAATGGATATACTCTGCTTACATTTGAACGGTGGGATGATATTAATAAAGTCAATAAACCGATTTTTGTTACCTTTGACGATGGAATTAAGGATAATCTAAATGCCCTGTATATCCTGGAGAAATTAAAGGATGGAAACTTTAAACCAACTGCTACTGAATTTGCGATTGCCGGTTTTATTGATAGTGATTCCTATCGGTTAACTACTGCTGATTTAAAAGAAATGGTGAATTCGGGGATCTTTTCCATCCAATCACACACAATGACACACGCCGATTTACCGAATATAACCAATTATGATCGAGAATTACGGGCAGCTAAACAAAAAATTGAGCAAATTACTGGGGAACCGGTCATCGCCATTTCTTACCCATATGGCGGGGTTAATAACAAAGTTGTTGAGGAAACGAGGAAGCAATACAAATTCGCTGCCACAACAAAACCAGGAAAGTATATTCAAAGAGGCCTTCCTGATGAATTGTTCTTAATACGCCGCGTCCGGATCAACTATACAACCAACATAAATCATTTTGCAGAATTGGTTGCATGTGAATGA
- a CDS encoding methionine aminopeptidase, whose amino-acid sequence MTTFSLMNQHKYSIFPPYYLYCEVKIMGLLNTFNQWKETRFQNHVSSMKEQGKCPDCQGRGYTVYPYNEYAYFNSFECPGCQGSGNYTDWEETLQS is encoded by the coding sequence ATGACAACGTTCTCGCTGATGAATCAGCATAAATATTCCATTTTTCCCCCATACTATTTATACTGTGAGGTGAAAATAATGGGACTTCTCAATACATTTAATCAATGGAAAGAGACAAGATTCCAAAATCATGTTTCTTCCATGAAAGAACAAGGAAAATGCCCCGACTGCCAAGGCCGCGGCTACACCGTCTACCCTTATAATGAATACGCTTACTTTAATTCCTTTGAGTGCCCTGGCTGTCAAGGCAGTGGAAATTATACAGATTGGGAAGAAACACTTCAATCATGA
- a CDS encoding PadR family transcriptional regulator, whose translation MFNRELVKGSTSLILLQLLNERDMYGYELVKELEKRSDNGLSVKEGTLYPALHKLEKQEYIECYWQEQEKGPARKYYSITQAGKEVLTEKTKEWQDFVQVMNKVIGRQKHGTAED comes from the coding sequence ATGTTTAATCGTGAATTAGTCAAAGGAAGCACTTCATTAATTTTGCTCCAATTATTAAACGAGCGGGACATGTACGGTTATGAACTAGTAAAAGAATTGGAGAAACGCAGTGATAATGGTTTAAGTGTAAAAGAAGGGACTTTGTATCCAGCACTTCATAAGCTTGAAAAACAAGAGTATATTGAATGTTATTGGCAGGAACAGGAAAAGGGACCAGCACGAAAGTATTATAGCATTACACAGGCAGGGAAAGAAGTTCTTACTGAAAAAACCAAGGAATGGCAAGATTTTGTTCAAGTAATGAACAAAGTGATCGGGAGACAAAAACATGGTACGGCCGAAGATTAA
- a CDS encoding HAAS signaling domain-containing protein has translation MVRPKIKYMEELAEGLGNHQDKNNILREYEAHIDEILLEAEYTSDEELTRQILTRLGSPEEILAVWQEELSVTPSSMKWLFFMFNIFLFMAGTLLTLSHNLFQWPWLNYIWKQLTSIPTLIAFLYLFFWALLGYEIGKGFGHGGKVLLNKTFILSMIPNLLLMILTVFEIIPYTWFEPLLTKSFIFACIIFTIVLYPVSWLGFRWGRKASI, from the coding sequence ATGGTACGGCCGAAGATTAAATATATGGAAGAGCTGGCAGAAGGGTTAGGGAATCATCAGGATAAGAATAACATCCTCCGTGAATATGAGGCTCACATCGATGAAATTCTGCTTGAAGCCGAATATACGAGCGATGAAGAGCTAACAAGGCAAATATTAACAAGACTGGGCAGCCCCGAGGAAATTTTGGCGGTTTGGCAAGAAGAATTATCTGTAACGCCTAGCAGCATGAAATGGCTGTTTTTTATGTTCAATATTTTTTTATTTATGGCTGGTACACTTTTGACACTTTCACATAATTTGTTCCAATGGCCATGGCTAAATTATATTTGGAAACAGCTGACATCGATTCCAACTTTAATAGCTTTTTTGTATTTGTTCTTTTGGGCGTTACTAGGTTATGAAATTGGTAAAGGATTTGGCCATGGGGGTAAAGTACTTCTAAATAAAACTTTCATATTGTCAATGATTCCTAATTTATTATTAATGATCTTAACGGTATTTGAAATAATTCCATATACATGGTTTGAACCATTATTAACAAAATCTTTTATTTTTGCTTGTATCATTTTTACAATCGTTTTATACCCGGTTAGTTGGCTTGGATTTCGCTGGGGAAGAAAGGCGTCGATATAA
- a CDS encoding DUF4153 domain-containing protein: protein MEVKFGKSEWTFLCASLLLGILAEESFFRGRIGISYIVFIGSAYLVFFWRYRRYSFSHQRLGGLVLCCIWLLTASYFLNDTLLFYLLNILIIPCLVIFHMVLVTSPKKLQWNKPLYIVYLLSKFLDCIKYVISIWAHIGTGVKRGVDEGKIVIWKKVGIGIIVSLPVLIVVLKLLMNADAHFDRLMGGIPDWFQVVDAETLIRWIVVLGFTLGFFTFLQILAKKQVTYMLPNKSNPRVQLDAIIAITVLILINAVYVLFTIVQFKYFFGGTLQKDYTFAEYARKGFFELLFVTMINLTIMNSILTFVHVSTNGMKRLTQIMLSVLILSSSVMLCSAFLRLSMYEEAYGFTFIRVLVHSFMIFLTVIFAYTLVKIWLEKLSLFHFYFIASLLYYTAVSVIDLNRIVVNENIHRYETTGKVDISNFESMSSDGEIGLVELYEKDPHIPDLKSILLERKKMLHMESKVWQSYNLKRAEAAKKILELNMKE, encoded by the coding sequence ATGGAAGTGAAATTTGGCAAATCAGAGTGGACATTTTTGTGTGCGAGCCTTTTATTGGGAATCTTAGCAGAAGAATCGTTTTTTCGTGGGCGTATCGGAATTTCGTATATTGTGTTTATCGGATCTGCCTATCTAGTGTTTTTTTGGCGTTACCGCCGTTATTCATTTTCACATCAGCGCCTTGGCGGCCTTGTCCTATGTTGTATATGGTTGTTGACCGCAAGCTATTTCCTAAATGATACCTTATTGTTTTATTTGTTAAATATCTTAATAATCCCTTGTTTAGTTATTTTTCATATGGTTTTAGTAACCAGCCCGAAAAAGCTGCAGTGGAACAAGCCTTTGTATATTGTCTATCTATTATCGAAGTTTTTAGATTGTATTAAATATGTGATTAGTATATGGGCCCACATTGGGACGGGTGTAAAACGTGGAGTTGATGAAGGGAAAATCGTGATATGGAAAAAGGTTGGTATAGGGATCATCGTTTCTCTCCCCGTTCTCATTGTTGTCCTAAAGTTATTAATGAATGCAGATGCCCATTTTGACAGATTAATGGGTGGAATTCCCGATTGGTTCCAAGTGGTGGATGCCGAAACTTTAATTAGATGGATAGTTGTTTTGGGCTTTACGTTAGGTTTTTTCACTTTCCTGCAGATCTTGGCAAAAAAACAGGTGACGTATATGTTACCTAATAAATCAAATCCAAGAGTACAATTGGATGCTATTATCGCCATTACAGTTCTCATTCTAATTAATGCCGTCTATGTTTTATTTACGATTGTCCAATTTAAGTATTTTTTTGGGGGCACACTTCAGAAAGATTACACATTCGCAGAATATGCCAGAAAAGGTTTCTTTGAATTGTTATTTGTAACGATGATCAATTTAACCATCATGAATTCGATTTTAACCTTTGTTCATGTTTCAACAAATGGAATGAAGAGGCTGACCCAGATTATGCTTAGTGTGTTAATTTTATCTAGTTCAGTTATGCTATGTTCGGCTTTTTTAAGGCTGAGCATGTACGAAGAGGCATACGGATTTACGTTTATAAGAGTTCTTGTCCACTCATTTATGATTTTTCTTACAGTTATTTTTGCTTATACGTTAGTTAAAATTTGGTTGGAGAAGCTCTCATTGTTCCATTTTTACTTTATTGCATCATTACTCTATTATACTGCTGTTTCAGTCATTGATTTGAATCGGATTGTAGTAAATGAAAATATTCACCGCTATGAAACAACAGGGAAGGTTGATATTAGTAATTTTGAAAGTATGTCTTCAGACGGTGAGATTGGTTTAGTTGAGCTGTATGAGAAAGACCCCCATATTCCGGACTTGAAATCAATTTTACTGGAGCGGAAGAAGATGTTGCACATGGAGTCGAAAGTTTGGCAGTCTTATAATCTAAAAAGGGCAGAGGCAGCCAAAAAAATCTTAGAATTAAATATGAAGGAATAG
- a CDS encoding TIGR00266 family protein: protein MNYHQIDYKIYGDEMQFVEVELDPQETVVAEAGSFMMMDDDIHMETIFGDGSGGGGGLMGKLFSAGRRILTGESLFMTTFTNTGTGKKHVSFAAPYPGKILPLDLSQIGGKIICQKDAFLAAAKGVSIGIEFQRKIGVGFFGGEGFIMQKLEGDGLTFVHAGGTIIKKDLLPGQTLRVDTGCLVAMTGGVQYDIEFVKGVKTALFGGEGLFFATLRGPGSVWIQSLPFSRLASRVFAAAPSRGGAKDEGSIAKGLFNLFDGD from the coding sequence TTGAACTACCATCAAATTGATTACAAGATTTATGGAGATGAAATGCAATTCGTTGAAGTGGAGCTAGATCCTCAGGAAACCGTTGTTGCCGAGGCAGGAAGCTTTATGATGATGGATGATGACATACATATGGAGACCATTTTCGGAGATGGTTCTGGCGGTGGTGGAGGGCTGATGGGAAAACTGTTCAGCGCCGGCAGACGGATCCTTACTGGTGAAAGTCTGTTTATGACGACATTCACAAATACAGGTACTGGTAAAAAACACGTCTCCTTTGCTGCACCGTATCCTGGGAAAATCCTCCCTTTGGATTTAAGTCAAATTGGCGGGAAAATTATTTGCCAAAAAGACGCTTTTTTAGCTGCGGCAAAAGGAGTTTCGATCGGAATAGAGTTTCAACGTAAAATCGGGGTCGGCTTCTTTGGCGGTGAGGGTTTTATTATGCAAAAGCTTGAAGGTGATGGGCTTACTTTTGTTCATGCCGGAGGAACGATCATTAAAAAAGACTTGCTTCCCGGCCAAACCTTAAGAGTTGACACAGGTTGTTTGGTAGCCATGACCGGCGGAGTTCAATACGATATTGAATTTGTCAAAGGAGTTAAAACTGCTTTGTTCGGCGGTGAAGGATTATTTTTTGCCACATTAAGAGGGCCAGGTTCAGTTTGGATTCAATCTCTTCCATTTAGCAGGCTGGCAAGCAGAGTATTTGCAGCAGCCCCTTCCCGCGGTGGAGCTAAGGACGAAGGCAGTATTGCCAAAGGATTATTTAATCTTTTTGATGGGGATTAA
- a CDS encoding cold-shock protein: MKNGKVKWFNSEKGFGFIEGEDGNDVFVHYSAIQTEGFKTLEEGQEVSFEVVEGARGPQAANVVKK, encoded by the coding sequence ATGAAAAACGGTAAGGTAAAATGGTTTAACTCAGAAAAAGGTTTCGGATTCATCGAAGGAGAAGACGGTAACGACGTATTCGTTCATTACTCTGCTATCCAAACTGAAGGTTTCAAAACTCTAGAAGAAGGTCAAGAAGTTTCTTTCGAAGTTGTTGAAGGAGCTCGTGGACCACAAGCAGCTAACGTAGTTAAAAAATAA
- a CDS encoding exonuclease SbcCD subunit D, whose translation MKFIHTADWHLGKLVHGVYMTDNQRVVLEQFVDMVAEEKPDAVVIAGDLYDRSVPPTDAVELLDEMLFKINVELKTPIVAIAGNHDSAERLSFGSSWYKYSQFYLSGKLTDQFKPVQINGVNFYLIPYAEPGVVRQLLDDDSIHTHQEAMKALIGKIEETTLNPNEPNVFVGHAFVLGGQTSDSERSLSVGGSGCVEAGLFEPFSYTALGHLHSPDAINHNKVKYSGSLMKYSFSEAKQRKSISIIEMDEKGNFNHRYRSLTPKHDMRELEGYLEQLLDPSFYEKERVDDYLKITLLDEGALIDPINKLRQVYPNVLHLERKIALTDLKKKQSFHSIRNEKKSELDLFEQFYTEMTTAEFTSDKKEAMAGIIEKVLRGDAAK comes from the coding sequence ATGAAATTTATTCATACAGCTGATTGGCATTTAGGCAAATTGGTCCATGGTGTCTATATGACGGATAATCAGCGTGTAGTACTTGAACAGTTTGTGGACATGGTGGCAGAAGAAAAGCCTGATGCTGTAGTTATTGCCGGTGACCTTTATGATCGATCCGTTCCGCCCACTGATGCAGTGGAACTGCTCGATGAAATGCTTTTTAAGATTAATGTTGAGTTGAAAACACCGATCGTGGCGATTGCAGGAAATCATGATAGTGCAGAGAGGCTTTCTTTCGGCAGTTCGTGGTATAAATACAGTCAATTCTACTTATCTGGAAAACTAACAGACCAATTTAAGCCCGTGCAAATTAACGGTGTCAATTTTTATCTCATACCATACGCAGAACCAGGTGTTGTCCGTCAGCTCCTTGATGATGATTCCATTCACACGCATCAGGAAGCTATGAAGGCGCTAATTGGCAAGATCGAGGAAACCACATTAAATCCTAATGAACCAAATGTTTTCGTTGGACATGCCTTTGTATTAGGAGGGCAGACTTCTGATTCGGAACGTTCATTATCTGTCGGCGGCTCCGGGTGTGTGGAGGCAGGCTTGTTTGAACCATTTTCATACACTGCACTTGGTCACTTGCACAGCCCGGATGCGATCAATCACAACAAAGTGAAATATTCCGGTTCTTTGATGAAGTATTCATTTTCAGAAGCGAAGCAGCGAAAGTCCATTTCGATCATTGAGATGGATGAGAAGGGAAACTTTAATCACCGTTATCGTTCGTTAACTCCTAAACATGATATGCGCGAACTTGAAGGGTACTTGGAGCAATTGCTAGATCCCAGCTTTTATGAAAAAGAGAGGGTGGATGATTATTTAAAGATAACCCTGCTGGATGAAGGGGCTTTAATCGACCCCATCAATAAACTCCGCCAAGTGTATCCGAATGTTCTCCATTTAGAGAGGAAAATAGCTTTAACAGATCTAAAGAAAAAACAATCCTTTCATTCTATTCGAAATGAGAAAAAGTCAGAGTTGGATTTGTTCGAACAATTCTATACAGAAATGACCACAGCTGAATTTACGTCAGATAAAAAAGAAGCGATGGCTGGAATTATTGAAAAAGTTTTAAGGGGGGATGCAGCAAAATGA